Below is a genomic region from Zea mays cultivar B73 chromosome 9, Zm-B73-REFERENCE-NAM-5.0, whole genome shotgun sequence.
TTCCCCACTAAAAAACTCGCTTCAAAGTCGAAACTCTCGTCTATCTGGAACACCGAATTTTACTGAGAAGGTGGCGTCtatcttttattattattattattttgtttCAACTCTGAAAAGAAACGAGTGAGGCTATCTCCAGTAATTTATTTGCTCGTCCTCGTATTCGTATTCGAACTCCACTCATGATTAATGCAAAACAGTGTTTTAGATGATGACTGCACGGTCTCAGTGGGATTTGATCGGCAAAGAAATCAGTGACGGTACTAGTACTGGTGCACGCGCATCAGGGGGCGTCCATGTCCATGTATGGCGTACGAGTGCGCGCCTGCTCACTTTGGTCTTGTACATGTTTTCTCCGTGCCGTGCTCCGGTTTCCCTCCTTTtatatggatggatggatgggccGGCCGTTGGGGACTTAGCGGGTGGGAGGTGCCATTCACGCCAGGGCAGTAATAAATGTGCAGTAATTCTTTTCAGTCCTTATCACCTGCTTGCTTGCTTTGCGCATCTGCATAAACTGTGCTGTACGGGAGGACTGTTTGTGTTCATCTAATAAATTATAATAAGGAGCACGCACTGACGCACAGTTCATGTGTATAGTATGTACGTATGACTATGACCTGAACCTGAACTCGAACGTGCGTACTCGCAGGGATAACATGGTGATCCTGCAAACCCTGGTCGCGGCGGTGGCGATGGGCAGCGCGGCGTTCCCGGCCGTGTCGGAGCTGCGGGCGTGGGACCCGCGCGGGTGGGCCCTGGCCTTGCTCCTGCACGTGGCCGTCTCGGAGCCCGTCTTCTACTGGACCCACAGGGCGCTGCACCGGGGCCCGCTCTTCAGCCAGTACCACGCCAGGCACCACTCGTCCCCCGTCACGCAGCCGTTCACGGGTACGTCTACGCGTGCTACTGCTACCCTGCAGACTCGAGAGATTTTCTTTTCATCTTTATTTTTTTTTGAATTGAGTGGTTACAAAAACCGTTCACGGTGGTGCTAATTAATTAATGCGTGCATCGTTTCGTATCGTATGCACTGCAGCCGGGTTCGGCACGCCGCTGGAGGCGCTGCTCCTGACGCTGGCGATGGGGGCCCCGCTGGCGGGAGCCTTCCTGGCGGGCGCCGGGTCCGTGAGCCTGGTCTACGGCCACGTCCTCCTCTTCGACTGCCTCCGGTGCATGGGGTACAGCAACGTGGAGGTCATCTCGCACAGGGCCTTCGCCGCCTTCCCGCCGCTCAGATACCTCGTCTACACCGCCACGTACGTAAGCCACACCATCGCTGCACTTGCTGCTGTGTGTGTGTGTCTGTCGCCAAGTCTTTTGGTCGTCTCGATCGAATCCATCTACTTTTATATGATGTACTACTAGTACGTACGTGTACGTACGTACAACATGACATGAGGATGGTCAAACTGCGTCAGGACAGGAGTCGAGCACGACGAGCAGTGTGTACGACGGCGGCACGCGTCCATGCGGCCGCTGTACGTACTACTGCGTATAGGCAAAAATCCACCTGTGTCGTGTTCCGTTTCCGCTGTGTGCGGGATTGCGTATAGGCGCTGGGCCTACGTACGCATACTGACATAGTACTAGTACGTACGTATACTTCTGCTCTATCACCACTACTCGATCGTGTGTAGTATACGTACGTAGACTAGCTACCGATGTAGTAGACCAGCTCTGCACTCGAGCTCGTACTCAGTGCGGGCGAGGCGACTGCAAGCATAGTACTCAGTACATGGTCGTGATTGGCAGCTTCGTCCAACACACAAAAAGAGACGAGGCGCATGAGATGAGATGACAGATGATGTCGCCAACCTTCGTTCCAACTACCTCATTTATGGGTTGCGCGCGCTTCTCATGATAATCAATACTCCTGCGATCTACTACTCCCGAACAGCCGAACTTCAGACATGCCTGCCTGCAGTTAGGCCACTGCACGGACGCACTTTCCTTGCGTGCGCGCGCACCTGGCGCTAGCTGCCACTCCCTCCGCCCTCTGGTTTCTTATTAGTCATATCAAATGTTTAATTGTTAATGACGGGTATTAAATATAGTTTTATTTATGTTTAATAAATTCACCTAATTTTTTTGTCTTCATCtataattaaactatatttaatatCAGTAATTTATTGTTTAAATATTCCATGCGACCTACACTAAACTTTAATTGGCAGGAACCAGACACCTAGTAAACAATTGCCGATATCTATATGCTGCTAACTTCAATAGTTACAAGAGCTAATGGTAATTAGGACTCGTCGGTTTATACAGGAATGCAGGAATCGTTTCCGGCAATACTAATATGGATGGCTAGTTAACCACCTGCTGACCGATCTGCCGCCATTTTTAATTTGAACCTTTTTTTTTGTCTAGTCTAGGTGCCCACGGCCAGCGACGCATGGCTAACGACGAGCAGGATAATAAAAAAATAGGCCAGTAATAATCGAGTAGGCTCATATGTCGCCGGATCGGATCGGCCGCTGGGCTGTTCCGAGGAGAATGTTCCTGTTTGTTTCGCTGCACTCGCGGGCAGTCCCAAACGCATGTCCTTTCCACGGCCCGGCCCCCTCGCTCACAGCCACAACAGTGCGTCGTCGTCCCAGACCACGCACAGATCGGTGGAGCAGGACGCCGCGCTCGATCGATCGGAggcccacagacagatggtctcAGCGCCAGCCAGCAGCGAGTGCATGCAGTGGCCGATCGTCCCGCCATCCGACCGGTGGAACCAAAGCTCCCGGCGACGATAGGGGCCGTACCGGTGCGCATGTGCCGCCGGCTGGGCGGTGTCGTTGGCTTTACTGCCGCCCGTGCGGCCTATACTATGCGGCACATGTATCCCTTGATTGCCGCTGGAGCCTAGCTGCCGCGCCAAGGGCCAAGGCAGGGGCCAGCCGGCGAGCCGCCGTCGGCTGGGATTCCGGCCATGTGCGCCCGtcctgttcctgtggccgtagagCGCCTGGCTCTCGTCTGGCCGTGGTCGTCCAGTTGGGCACGGCGCGGCGAGCACCGAGCAGGCAGGCCCAAGCCGGGTCGGCATCAGCAACCCATGTTTGGGCAATCAATGATCCTCGTACAGCACCGGGAGGGGACGGGATCCGGATCGGAGGGGGTTACAATTGCGACCACTAGCTGGTCCTCCTGCACACATATGCGTTGTCGCTCACATCTTGTTGTGCCCAAGATCACGATCCAAAAAGACCTCTTATATTGCGCATGACAATGCAACATGGGGGGTCCTCCTTATATATTGCATTCATTCATGCATGGAGGGCCTTGCCGCAACGCTCTAAATTCGAAGAAccttttgtttgtttgtgtgtgtgtgtgtgtttggttGATTTGTTATTAACTGGTTAATCACTGCCGTCCTTTTGTGATGTGGTGAATGGTGATTAATTTGCAGGTATTTGAGCCTGCACCACAGGGAGAAGGACTGCAACTTCTGCCTGTTCATGCCTTTGTACGACGCCCTCGGAGGGACCCTCAGCTCCAGATCGTGGGGGCTGCAGAGAGAGGTCGACCAAGGTAGCAAATAGTCCAGCTTTAGTCTGCAGACGGGCATCGATCGATCTGTGAAGAACTGGAGCTGATGACTGAATGTGTCTTGATATATACACAGGCATGAACGACCGGGTGCCGGACTTCGTGTTCCTGGCGCACGTGGTGGACGTGGTGTCGTCGATGCACGTGCCGTTCGCCTTCCGCTCCTGCAGCTCGCTGCCGTGGGCCATGCGCCCGGTGCTGCTCCCGCTCTGGCCCGTCGCCTTCGCCTTCATGCTCCTCCAGTGGTTCTTCTCCAAGACCTTCACCGTCAGCTTCTACTTCCTCCGCGGCCGGCTCCACCAGACGTGGAGCGTCCCGAGATATGGCTTCCAGGTCACCACCAGCCGCGCGCACCCCTTGCTGGCCAgtggctggctacccaccccgccGGCGCTTCGCACTGATAATGCGTCTCTCtttgtttttgttttgttttttccCTTGTCGATCGGACTGCATGCAGTACTTCATCCCGTCGGCGAAGAAGGGCATCAACCGCCAGATCGAGCTCGCCATCCTCAGGGCAGACAAGATGGGCGTCAAGGTCATCAGCCTTGCTGCGCTGAACAAGGTGGATCTCCAGCATCATTATCCTCTATATATATGTCCTGTTGATTTCAGAACTGTGATCACTGGTCATGAACGAAGAGAGCAAAATGGTTAAGGAAAAAAAAGAAATGGACAGGTCACTCTAGACTAAACCACCGAACACATGTATATATTGTATTCTTTACAGAACGAGGCTCTCAACGGCGGCGGCACACTTTTCGTGAACAAGCACCCGAACCTGAGGGTGAGGGTGGTGCACGGCAACACCCTGACGGCTGCCGTGATCCTCAACGAGATCCCCAGCAGCGTGAGGGAGGTGTTCCTCACCGGCGCCACGTCCAAGCTCGGCAGGGCCATCGCGCTGTACCTCTGCAGGAAGAGGATCAGGGTCCTGGTACGTGCGTGCGCGTCCTGAAAAATTCATCACGGCTGAACTTGGATTTACAATTCATCACGACTGAACTTGGAGGCTCCTCTGAAACGAAGCAAGTTACTAAAAATATTCAGTTATGGAATAATTCCCTGCCTTTTTAATTTCAGATGCTGACGCTTTCGACGGAGAGGTTTCTGAAGATTCAGAGGGAGGCGCCGCCAGAGTTCCAGCAGTACATCGTGCAGGTCACCAAGTACCAGGCGGCGCAGGGCTGTAAGGTAGCAGGGAGTTACTGACTGAAGACGTCCCTTCTTTCGTTGGAGCTTGTGGCCATTGCCTTACGTGCTGACACTGACTCCGGGGGGTGTGGGTGAACCACATGGCAGACATGGATCGTGGGCAAGTGGCTGTCGCCGCGGGAGCAGCGGTGGGCGCCGCCGGGCACGCACTTCCACCAGTTCGTAGTGCCGCCCATCATCGGCTTCCGCCGGGACTGCACCTACGGCAAGCTCGCCGCCATGAGGCTCCCCAAGGACGTCGAGGGTCTCGGCTCCTGCGAGGTATGATCAGCTGAATGGTCGTGTGAGAGGCGACGCTCGCTAGCGACCGACGTCGTCTCGCCGTTCAGCATGCATTATTGCACGCTTTGGTTACGTACGTATGGTTGCTACTTGCTAACGGTGACCGtgtgcgccgccgccgcgcgctggGATGGGcctttttgttgttgttgttgttgcagtACACGATGGAGCGCGGGGTGGTGCACGCGTGCCACGCCGGCGGCGTGGTGCACTGCCTGGAAGGGTGGGAGCACCACGAGGTGGGCGCCCTCGAGGTGGACCGGATCGACGTCGTGTGGGAGGCGGCGCTCAAGCACGGGCTCACGCCGGCGTGAGCGGGAGGGCGCCCGGAGCGGGAGACCGAGACGGCCGgcgcgcgcggccccgcccggaAATAACGCGTCGTCTATTCGTTGTCGCATGGCTGTTGCGACGGGTGGGTCGGTGTGCTACCGTGTACTACTACTACCAGCTACTAGCTACCATAGTCCAAGACTGCTGCAAGCGCAATGCAACAGAGTTGATAGGCTGGTTCGCATATACCAATACTCTTATGTACGTACCGAATACTGCAATATTGCACGAGGCATGGGCTTCCGTTACTTATGGCCAGGCCTGCGACCTAGTATAAATCGTCATGTCGGTCTGTACTGTTCATTGGGCTCTAAACTGGATTGAAAGTCTGGGCCGGACCAACTGGGCCCACCCAAGCATGGTACAAAAACAAGAGCCCGAAAAACGATCCGACTCGAAATCAATTGAACAGTTAGACTAAGGGGTGTTTGTTTCGGATTATAAtctgcccagattatataatccaacaactTTTGGACCAACGATTAGTTTAAAAGTTGTTAGGTTATATAATCTAGGCAGATTATAATTCtaaacaaacaccccctaaggccctgtttgtttgGTATTATAATCTatgtagattatataatccaatgtAAATAAGCTAGTGAGGAAACAAACAAGCAACTTATCTGataagattatataatctagcactTGAGATTATGATAATCCTATAAGCTCGTCAAAGGGTGCTTATTTCATCTTATTTTTGATaaaagacccactacccatggCAAGTTGATTAAAACTACTTCCAATTGCCATCCACCTGGCCATAAGCGTTCTCACCCACCAGACAAGTAAAACAGTCAAGGGTATTGTTATATTTGTATGCATATGAATAATAAGCCGAGTCCAAATAATCTGAGCTAACAAATAGTAGCACCTAGCTTATTTAATCCAGAgcaaataatccagattatataatctagattataatttagattatataatctgtaaGTTGAAACAAACAGGGCATAAGGCTCTGTTTGTTTCGGATTATAatctatccagattatataatctagcgcaAATAATCCAGCAGGTAAACAAACACCTAGATTATGAGTtcaaattatataatctaaagcctAGATTACAATAATCTCATAATCTTCTCAAAAAGTAGCTTATTTAAGATTATTTTTGGCAAAAGACCTACTACTAATAGTTAttgtaaatagaaattacaatatataTCATCTTTCTTTCCTCAACTCAAATAAACAAACAAGCGTACTGTTGTCTTTGTAaataatctacatttgtataatctagactaccaaacagctacatatagattataatctggattatataatttagaataTAATACAGATCATATAATATTATAATctagttgtccaccaactaggctATACCTTAATTTGTGGCCTACCGTGCCGCCCCACATAGCATGGCATGAGTGCCTCGAACATACTTAGGGCCTATTTATTTGGAATTATAACATAACTTATTTTAAATTAAGTGATAGTTtaaaataagttagattatataatctagatagatTATAATAATAAACAAACAACCCTTAGACTAGGACGTCATGAAAAGAACCTGCAGAGCACGACAAAGGTAGATATGCGATGTATATTCTATACCCATGTATATCGTGTACTCGAGTAACAACCTCTCGCTACTTTATTGGCTAGATATGCTTGCTTGTATCTAGGAATATATGAAGGTTGTTACTCAAGTATATCTGTTgtatagtgaaagggaaattagtctaaaacatttcctataatcaattttggtggttgacgtccatcacaaaccacgtgaactaaatagtttgcctagttgtcatttatcttagttgcataaagttcaacataaaccagcaaagaaaataagttgggaactctacaaagtttagagcaaagacaagcattggtgttgccagtggcgcaccagacactgtccggtgcccaggccgagGCAACCCACGAACTGGGCGCTCTCGGGGTTTTCCCagagtcactccgctataattcaccggactgtccagtgtgcaccggacagtccggtgagccaacggagcaacgatcCACTgggtccaacggtcgactgctgtaactgagagcacctagaggggggtgaataggtgatcctgtcaaaattcaacactaatagtcacaaaacttagttattaaagttagaacggctaagtagcttgaaacgagctcttgtgaacacagacaatcaaagagaagtacacaagagacacgtgatttttatcccatggttcggccaagtaacacttgcctacttccacgttgtagcgtcccaatggacgagggttgcactcaacccctttcaagtgatctgatgatcaacttgaataccacggtttttcctttcttttgtctttctcccgtttgcgaggaatctccacaacttggagcctctcgcccttacaataatgatcacaaaagaagcacagaagtaagagaggggagagcaacacacacaagactcaaatcacagcacaatcaagcacacaagtcacaacttgagctcaaaacgcaacccacggagttcacaactcaaatggagctcaagtcactatctcaaagaatcaaatgcgcaaagttggagtcttggagtcttagaatgtttcttgtaagcttgggtgactcctccatgcgcttaggggtcccttttatagccccaaggtagctagcagccgttggaggccaacaaggaaggctatccttgccttctgtcgggtggcgcaccggacagtcactgtagatggtccggtgccgatctccttcctattctggcgtagACGACCGTTGCATCTCCGggtcaggtggcgcaccggacactgtccggtgccccctgccgactgtTGGCGTGGGCCATGCATCGCCTGCGGATTGcgaggccgaccgttgcgctagcgaccgttggctcaccggacagtccggtgaattatagtcgtacgctgccgatttttcccgagagtggcctgttcaccggaagccagcctggcgcaccggacactgtccggtgtgccagaccgagctggacttcggctgcaccaagccaagtcacttgcaattcttttcttcttttcttctcactgtttctagcacttcgataaaacatattagtacttaaaactatgtactaagtctagaaacataccttctcttcgatttgcacttctctcttcatttagcacataagaacttattaaaatgtgttgggcacttaatcaccaaaacataatagaaattgcccaagggcacatttccctttcaatctccccctttttggtgatttataccaacacatccaaaagcaactaaaagaagtgcaacattactgcaattgagaacaaaattgtatttgcacaaattttgacatatttggatcattctttgccaccaattggattgtttttgcaaatcaaattcattttcctatctctaagtcaaacacacttgtttaggcacaaagagagatattctaaTGGAAAaaatgatcaagtgccaaaaactccccctttttcccataatcataaattcttccCCGcaggagaccaaattttgcaataagagtattttggacaaatcaaaagttctaactctactattttcaaaattctcaagtggtagctgatccatttgctttggccttaatttctccccctttggcatcaagcaccaaaacgacatcattttttgccctttaaccccattgcctcaccaaaaatgtcaattaagagcaaaaggcaataagagcataagaatgaacttggaggtgagtacactaataccggagtgcagtggaagtctttgcatggtccaagttcaccttttcctttcaatgcacctttgagactacatcaagtaactcaaacacaagggttagtctcaaagggtcaagttgtagcacttctccccctaaatatgtgcatcattcacacatggacttgtgaggtccggggatcccttgcacaacttgagcaccataaacaagcaacaaatttcataaatgcataaagtaacatgatcaaaggcataaaacacatgtatgctatagatcaatccaagttacgcgaatctaagacatttagctcactacgcaacctgcaaaaggttttctcatctaatggcttggtaaagatatcggctagctggttctcagtgctaatatggaaaacctcgatatctcccttttgctggtggtctctcagaaagtgatgtcggatgtctatgtgcttagtgcggctatgttcaacaggattatccgccatgtggattgcactctcattgtcacataggagtgggactttgctcagattgtagccaaagccccagagggtttgcctcatccaaagtagttgcgtgcaacactgtcctgcggcaacatactcggcctcagcggtggatagggcaacaaagatttgtttctttgagctccaagacaccagggaccttcctaggaattgacacgtccctgatttactcttcctatcaaccttgcatccagcataattggAGTATGAATATCTAATTAAGTCAAagatagacccctttggataccagatcccgaagcaaggcgtagaaactaaatatctaagaatctgcttaacgaccacaaggtgacattcccttgggtcggattgatatctagcacacatgcatacgctaagcataatatctagtctactagcacataaataaagtaatgaccctatcatagaccggtatgccttttgatcaacggacttacctcctttgttgaggtcgacatgtccatcggttcccataggtgtcttcgcgggcttggcgtccttcatcccaaatcgcttgagaagatcttgagtgtacttcgtttgggagatgaatgtgttgtccttgagttgcttcacttggaacccaaggaagtagttcaactcgcccatcattgacatctcaaacttttgagtcatcaccctgctaaactcctcacaagacttttggttagtagaaccaaatattatgtcatcgacataaatttggcacacaaaaagatcatcgtcacaagtcttagtgaaaagagtgggatcggctttcccaaccttgaaggaattagcaattaagaaatctctaaggcattcataccatgctcttggggcttgcttaagtccatagagcgccttagagagcttacacacatggtcggggtacctgtcatcctcaaagccagggggttgttccacatacacctcctccttgattggcccgttgaggaaagcgctcttcacatccatttgaaacaacctgaaagagtggtgagcagcataggctaataatattctaatagactctggcctagccacaggagcaaaagtctcctcgaaatccaaacctgcgacttgggcataaccttttgccacaagtcaagccttgtttcttgtcaccaccccgtgctcgtcttgtttgttgcggaacacccacttggttcccacaacattttgctttggacgtggcaccaggctccaaacttcattcctcttgaagttgttgagctcttcctgcatggccaacacctagtccagaTCTTGCAAggtctcttctaccctgaaaggctcaatagaagagacaaacgagtaatgctcacaaaaattagctaaacgtgagcgagttgttactcccttgcttaagtcacccagaatctgatagacggggtgatttctttgaatcgtcgctcggacttgagttggaggggccagtggtgcttcttcctccaaaacttgttctccttgtgctcccccttgatcatgcgcctcttcTTGAGAaacatgttcatcatcttgagtaggggggtgcaccattgttgaggaagaaggttgatcttgctcttgttgttcctgtggtcgcacatctccaatcgccatggtgcgtattacggccgttggaacatcatcttcatctatgtcatcaagatcaacttgctctcttggagagccattagtctcatcaaatacaacgtcgctagagacttcaaccaaacccgatgatttgttgaagactctatacgcctttgtatttgagtcataccctagtaaaaacccttctacagctttggaagcaaatttggaatgtctacctttcttcaccaaaatgtagcatttgctcccaaatacacgaaagtaagagacattgggtttgttaccggtaaggagttcgtaggaggtcttcttgaggagacgatgcagatagagccagtttatggcgtggcaagctgtgttcacagcttccgaccaaaaccgctcgggcgtgttgaactctcctagcatcatcctcgccatgttgATAAGTGtcttgttctttctctctaccacaccattttgctgtggtgtgtagggagcggagaactcgtgcttgacgccttcctcctcaagatactcctccacttgaagattcttgaactcggacccgttgttgcttcttatctttttcaccttgagctcaaattcgttttgagccctctttagaaagcgctttagggtcccttgggtttctgatttgtcctgcaaaaagaacacccaagtgaagcgggaaaaatcaccaacaattactaaaccatacttacttcccccgatgctaagataggcaacgggtccgaagaggtccatgtggagaagctccagtggtcttgatgttgtcatcacattcttgttgtgatgtgtgcttcccacctgtttccctgcctgacaagctgcacaaggtctatctttttcgaaacatacattggttagtcctaacacatgttctccctttagaagtttatgaaggttcttcatcccaacatgtgctagatggcgatgccacagccagcccatactagtcttagctattaagcatgcatctagatcggcctcctctttcaaaaaatcaactaagtagagtttgtcgtctaatacacccttaaatgctaatgaaccatcactccttctaaagacagaaacatcaacatttgtaaacaaacaattgtagcccatgtggcacaattgacttacagacaggaggttgtaaccaagcgagtctactagaaatacgtttgaaatggagtgctcgttggtgatggctatcttgcccaagcctttgaccttgccttggttcccatctctaaagatgatcgtatcctgggaatccttgttcttgacgtaggaggtgaacatcttcttctcccccgtcatgtggtttgtgcatccgctgtcgataatccagcttgagcccccagatgcataaacctgcaaaacaatttatgcttgggttttaggtaccaactcttgttgggtcctacaaggttagttacaatagcctttggaatccaaatacaagtcttgtctcccttgcatttggatcccaactttctagcaactactttttcattcttacatacaagcgcaaatgaagtattgcaagcatggtaaatagtgaAAGGTTCATTACacactctcctaggcacatgatgcacaacatgatttatcCTAGgcttaccatgcacaaaagtagagctagaggcaaacatagcatgtgaattaaaggcaTCGTGATCAtagctcctattataatgagcattcctagaaaattttctatcattataaatgaaagcatgattccttttagcactattagtcataggggccttcc
It encodes:
- the LOC100192547 gene encoding gl1 protein translates to MGAPLASWPWASLGSYKYLLYGPLVAKVAHAWRETGSLPLGSWCLHLLLLLALRSLTFQLWFSYGNMLFFTRRRRVVKDGVDFRQIDAEWDWDNMVILQTLVAAVAMGSAAFPAVSELRAWDPRGWALALLLHVAVSEPVFYWTHRALHRGPLFSQYHARHHSSPVTQPFTAGFGTPLEALLLTLAMGAPLAGAFLAGAGSVSLVYGHVLLFDCLRCMGYSNVEVISHRAFAAFPPLRYLVYTATYLSLHHREKDCNFCLFMPLYDALGGTLSSRSWGLQREVDQGMNDRVPDFVFLAHVVDVVSSMHVPFAFRSCSSLPWAMRPVLLPLWPVAFAFMLLQWFFSKTFTVSFYFLRGRLHQTWSVPRYGFQYFIPSAKKGINRQIELAILRADKMGVKVISLAALNKNEALNGGGTLFVNKHPNLRVRVVHGNTLTAAVILNEIPSSVREVFLTGATSKLGRAIALYLCRKRIRVLMLTLSTERFLKIQREAPPEFQQYIVQVTKYQAAQGCKTWIVGKWLSPREQRWAPPGTHFHQFVVPPIIGFRRDCTYGKLAAMRLPKDVEGLGSCEYTMERGVVHACHAGGVVHCLEGWEHHEVGALEVDRIDVVWEAALKHGLTPA